AGCTGATATCAGATAGTATCCAGCTTTCGGATAGGGAAACCTGTCGATATGGCAGGAAAGACAGAGTTTACATTGATACTGTTTTGTGTAGGCTTGAGATAGTACCAGTACTTGTTTGAGTAATGATTACTTGAATACCATTTTCGTCTTGAAGGTGAAATGTTTTGTATGAAACGGAAAAGCAGGTTATGTTAGAAACTTGTGCAGAAATGCTTGATCGGGATTTGGTTGTTGGATCCTCAGGAAATGTGAGTCTTCGAGTGAAGGATCATGTCATCATCACACCAAGCGGTGTAGAATATCGTGTGATGACTCCTTACGATCTTATTGTGATCGATCTAGAGGGCAATAAAGTTGAGGGGAAGAAGGAACCTAGTATCGAGACGGAGATGCATTTGGAGGTATATGGGCATAGAGGAGATATTGGCTCCATTGTGCACACACATAGTGTGTATGCAACAGCCATGGCTCTTCTCTATAAATCCCTACCCCCTATTGTTGATGAACTGGTTCCTACTCTTGGTGGTAAGATTGCAGTTACTGACTATTCAAAAGCAGGAACTCGCGGCTTAGCCCAGGCTGTTGCAGATGCAGTAAAAGACCGAGATGCTACATTGATTGGCAATCACGGAGCATTGTGTGTTGGTAATTCGCTTCGTGAAGCCCTTGATTCTGCTATCCTTCTTGAACGGGCTTGCAAAATCTACATGATTGCAGCTCAGGTGGGAAAACCTTCTCAGCTTCCTGAAGATGTCGTCACAGAAGAACGCCATAAGTGGGTCGAATCGCATCAGATGAGCCTTTGAGTGCCAGAAAGTTGCTATTCACCATTGTAGATCTCTACCGCTCCCATGAAATATGATCAGGAGGTATCTTCGACGCAAATTTCATTCGATGTAACATTCAATCTGGTTTTGTTCTACCTTCTTATTCTGGCTGGTTTTCTACTATCTAGAATAACTCCATATGGGAAGAAGGTCCAAAACTACCTCAATCCCCTCCTCATCAATTTCATGTTGCCCCTTCTGATAATAAGCACCCTTTTTGATGTTGCTTTTGACACACTTACAGAATCGCCACAAGTAATTGCGATTACCGCGCTCATGCACCTCGTTGGGGCTTTGCTGCTTTTCCTCTACTTGAAAACAAAAAATTTCAAACCTGAGAACGATGGTGCGCTGCTTCTATGTGCTACATTTCACAATGCAGTGTTTCTACCACTTCCATTGTCTCACGCTTTTCTTGGACCGGCTGCAGTTCCTTTAATCGCAGTACACTCGTTGACTCAGATGATTCTGCTTACAACTCTCGGAGCTCTCATAGGATCCTACTATAACCAAGAATCAATTGACCGTGAGAGTGTTGTACGCAAGGCTTTACTATTTCCACCCCTTTTGGCTACTATTATTGGATTTGTTCTGTCTATTCTGAGCGTATCTGTTCCATCGCCCTTTTCCGTTGTTATCTCGGTAAATAATACAGCGACAACATATCTATCGCTTCTTGCTGTAGGCCTTGCCCTTGGCAAGGAGTTTTCATTGTATCACTCACGTCAAGCATTGTCAGTTGTTGGGGTCAGACAGATTGCAATACCATTGCTTGTTTGGTTTGTTCTTGGATTTACAGACCTTGCTCCATTAACAAAGGATGTTCTGTTCTTAGAATCTCTCATGCCTTCCGCGGTTCTTACAGTAGTTTACGCATCTGATTTTGGTTTGAATTCGCAAGTTGCGGCCACATCTGTGACGATAGGCACAATCGTTTTGTTACCCCTTTTACCATTCCTTCCTTTCTTACTTTCATTTGTGTGACTATTTCAGTAATTATCTCATCGGCTTCATCTCAAAGCTAATAACAGGACTACGTAAAAGATAGAATGCGGTACAGCCTATGGCAGATGAAAAGGAACGTAATCCATCCCAGATAAAGCGGGGTTTAGATGAAACAGTAGAGAAGCTCGAACAATCTCGCCCATCGAGTGCAGACTGGGGCGATAAAATGGCTGCCAACCGTGAAAAGTGGGAAAAGCTGAAGAAGAAAATACATGACCGGCAAAAAACACTGAAACGGCTTGTAAAAGAAAAACGAGCTGGTACTATTGGTGAGAAACAGTTCAACAAAAAATACAGAAAAATCCAAGATGAGTTGACCAACTTGGAGTTCGCGGTGTACAATCTTCGCTTGGGTACAGATATTGAGACCTAACGATTTTGAAGAGTATGTTCACGTCGCTTCAGTAGCACAGCTTGTAACTACTCTGCCTTTGACTTCTGATACAACAACACTCCTTCTGTCACTGCAATAATGCCTAGGACGGATACTGCAGCTATGAGTACGAGATTGATAGTGTTGCTTTCTCCTAATAACGAATCAGTGCTTTCAAGTCCAGAGGTTATGGCTCCAAGGTTGTATGACATAATAGAAAGATAGTCCGCGAGCCCCTCGAAGAAGATACCTCGAATCCAAATAAGGCGAGCACCGTAGTCTTCTGCAAGCTGTTGTGCAAACTCGCCGGCGTTCTGCAGTCGAGCAACGTCCGATCCAATAATAACGTCGACACTCCCATTTGCAAGTGCGTTTTCAACTTCCGCCAGCTCGGTTCCTGAAACAAATGTTCCTTCCTCTTGTAGGATTGTCACGATTTCTAGACCAAAAGCTTCGGCGACATATGCTTCGGCTGGAAAGACCCCTATGGCGCTTATGGAGGTGAGACTGTATGCTTCTTTCTCATTCTCTACAAGAGTCAAGAAAGATTCCAGATCAGAAAGGAACGTATTCAGTTGAAGATTCCAGTAATCTGAATAATCAGGTTCGATTTGCCCCAAGGCTACAGCAGTTGTATTGGCTATTGCAGCGGCATTGCTTGGAAGGAGCCACCAGGCATGTGGATTCAATCCTGCTTCCTCACCTATTCGTGGTATTGGCGACAATTCAGCTCCATAGTCAGAATAGTCTTCGAGAGCATCGCTGTCATGCAATGTTATGTATGGTACATCTGTCTGGGCCTCAAGTTGGGATTCCCAAGGGAAGTGGCCCGTGAATACGAGAAGATCAGCCTGACTGGCAGACTGGACAGCTTCCGTTGGTAGTTGTGATGCGTGTGGTTCAACGCCTTCCGGCAATATTACTGAAATGTCAAGGTATCCACCACCAACTCGTTCCACAATGCCGCCAAGGGGTGCGATTGCAACAGCTATTTTCAAATTGGGTTCTTCTTGGGCGTTAACTACTGGGGGAATGAAAGATACAGCTACAAAAAGAAGCAGCACCACCATCAGGGGATATTCTTGTCTTTTCATCTTGTCATCAAAGCTCCTCTTCTTAGTTAATAAAGAACAGTAATAAGTTTTATAATATGTTATCGGGTACATGCGTAAATTATTAAGGTTTTCGACATGAATATTAATCACTAGAAGAGAGTTACTAGAAGCTAATGTATTATCTCTCTATCTGTCGAGGTGACAATATGCCAATCGTAGCAGTATCAATGCCAAAATCACATCTCCATGTTCTTGAAGACCTACAGAAGCGGGGTGGATTCTCTAATCGGTCCGAGGCGATTCGACATGCTATTCAATCACTCATGTCCGAGCACGAAGATCTTGAACAAGAACAAGGTGAAGTTACCATTGTTCTAACTACCGTGTATTCTTCCAGAGGAAAGGATAACCAATGCAGTCGTGTGCAACACGAGTATAGCCACATGATAAGTTCAATGATGCATTCTCATTCCAATCGTGGTGAATGCGTCGAAGTTATGGTCCTCAAGGGCGATGCCGAAGAAGCTAGAGAATTCATCAAGAGAATCCGTTCTCAGAACCGGGTTGCGCGTGTGCAAATCAGCGTTGTGGGGCGATAGATTCTGACACAGCAAGGACTCTCCAATGCATTATTGCATGCAGAGAATCTGGCCGTGAAATATCCTAATGGTGAGCTTGCGCTTTACGATGTGGATTTTGAAATCGATGCACCATCATTTACTGCTATAATTGGACCCAATGGTTCTGGAAAAAGCACATTGATGAAGACCATTCTTGGATTGCTAGAACCGTTCCGTGGGTCAATCGAGATGTTTGGATTTGATTCTGTAGAAAATAAAGATGAAATTCGAAAGCTCGTGCGATATGTGCCACAGCGCGATCGCATTGAATTTAACGTGCCTATGAAGGTGAAAGATATCGTGCTGATGGGCCGGCTATTAAAGAAATCACCTCCACGATTTGCCTCGAGCAAGGACAAGGAACGGGCACATGAAGCCTTGAAACAGGTAAACATGAATCACCTGTGGGATCATCCGTTTCCCGAATTATCCGGTGGTCAGCGGCAACGGGTACTGGTTGCTCGAGCACTTGCAAGTGAGGGTCCTGTTCTGATGTTGGATGAGCCTTTGGCCGGTACTGACATAGCTAGTCAGGACATGATTGTTGATGCACTAGACCAATACCATCGAGAACACGATGTCAGCGTACTAATGGTGACACACGATCTTAACCCGATTCATACAATGGTAGACGATGTACTTCTCCTCAAGAACACAGTCGTCGGTGTCGGAGAGCCATGTAGCATAATGGACCCAGATCTCATCAAGGAAGTATATGGTCCCTCAGCGAGAATCGTTGAACACTCCGGCCATAGATACTGTGTCACAAAAGACTCGGGGCTTGATAGACATGCTTAATCTTCTTCAGACCATATTACAGAGTCCGTTTCTACAGCGCGCCTTGATTGGTGCCTTTCTCATAGCTGTACTGGCATCTACATCTGGAACTTTCCTGGTATTCCGGGGGTTATCATTCATGACGGCAGGTGTTGCTCATGCGGCACTCGGTGGTGCAGCCCTTGGATTGTTTCTACAGGAGTCGGGGCTTGTTCCTTGGTTTGATCCTATTCTGGGTGCCCTTATGTTTAGCATCTTTGTAGCCATCGTAACGGGATATGCTGGTGAGTCAGGTATTGCACAAAAAATGGAAGTGGCTGTAGGTGTCTCCTTTGCATTATCTATGAGTCTCGCTGTCTTTCTGATGTATTATATTCCTCCAACCAAAGTTCCTCAGATCTGGGGGTATTTGACAGGTGATATCCTTCTCCTTGATAACCTTGACATAATCCTACTTGGAGCAACTACTGTGGTGCTGGTTTTTCTCACAGCGTTGTTCCGACAAGAATTCGTGTATGTTAGTGTTGATATGGAAGGGTCAACTGCCCATGGGCTCAACACCAAGGCATACCACTACCTCATGTTGATTACGGCGGCGTTAGCTATCTCACTTGCGACAAAGGCTGTCGGAGCTATTCTCGTCTATGCTATTGTAGTCGCGCCAGCTGCTGCATCAAATGAAGTTTTCAATTCTGTGCGAGGGGTGATTGTTGCTGTTTTTGGCATTGCCCTGCTTTCTCAACTCGTTGGAATTACTGCTTCATTCACGTTTAGAACTTCTCCGAGTGCAATTGCTGGCATTCTAGCAGCTATGTCTTATCTTGTTGCGGTTCAAATCAAGAAGCTTCGTGATCGAGCAAGAATCGAGGAACGGATAGATGAATCTCGTGCTCCATCTCGTACAAGGACTTCAGAACACAGCCCCAGCACGGAGCCTGCAGACCAATAAAGAGGTTTTTCGGGTTATACAATCGTGACCTTGACGGAACGTTTAAGTGGACAATCTAATCCAATCGAATTCAAGCCGGTGTGAAGAACAGTGAGCCAGGAAATCGATCGTAGTAAGATGATTCGTTCTACAATAATTACCGTTGTCCTTGCTATAATCTTCATCAGTCTTGGACTTCTTTTCTGGGCATGGTCATCTCCAGATGTCGTTGATAATACAATAGTCGGAACCTTGAACGATATCAATCCCTATCTAGTAATTGTCATTGAGATTTTCTTGTCCTTTGGCTTCTATGTTTTCTTGACCGTCACGCTCGTAAATCTCCGCTTGTTCATGACCAAAATTCGTGCAGGATGGCTTGAAATAGTGGGTCCCCTGATTCTAGTAGTTCTCATTGCCTATTTTCTGTTCGAGGTATATGTAGCAGCCGCGAGTTTTGTGTTATGCCTTGGGTTCGTTGTCTATCTCTATCTGCTTCAAGAATAGAGATTCATACGCAGTTTGTCAATCGGCAAGACCAGAAGGTTTATGTGGCTACTTCAGCGTAACCCAATTTGAACAGACCTAATGGCGGAATTGCTAGTAGCTGGCATTATTGACTACTATTACAACCAGCTTCATAGAACTGTCAGGTAATTTGTAGTTCTGAGGTTCTGATTTCTGGCAAATTGCGATTAGGCATACTTGGAGGAATATTTGATGTTTGGAATGTCCCGCAAGGGATATGATAGGTCTACTAGCATATTTAGCCCGGAAGGTCGTATTTTCGCTGCTGAATATGCGAAGAAGGCTGTCGAACAAGGTGCCACATCTATTGGCATACGGTGTGAGGAAGGAGTGGTTCTGTTGGCTGAGAAGAAAGTCATGCCATTACAGGAACCCGACAGCGTCGAGAAGATCTCCAAGATTGATGAGCACATAGGTGTTGCAACTTCTGGCTTCATGGCAGATGCAAGAGCACTGATACAAGAGGCCAGAGTCAAAGCGCAATCCTATTGGTTGACATATGAAGAATCAATACCTGCAGAAGCTCTTGCTGATCATATTTGCGATTTGAAGGCTCAATTCACTCAAGGTGGCGGTGCCAGACCCTATGGGGTTGCAATGATAATTGGTTCCGTTGATGACAATGGAAGCCCGAAACTATTCGTCACCGATCCCGTGGGCACTTATTGGGGCTTTTTTGCCGCCGTCATTGGTAGAGGCAACGCAGAAGCTGGTGAGTATCTGAAGGAGCATTATGACGAGGAATTGAATATTACAGAATCAACGAATCTAGCACTCAATGCTTTGAAAGCTGCTACTCAATCTGATTTGACTGTGGACAACGTCGAAATCGCTCATGTTGGGGTAAGTACTAGCATGTTCAAGAAACTATCAAACGACGAAATTGCCAAGCTACTTGAGCAGAACTCAGAAGCAGCGAAATAATTACTAAGAGGAGTATGGGAGATTGCAGCGAAAGTCAGGTGAAGAATGGTTAGACCTTGATGCAGTAGTTGTTGGATTGAAGAGAGGTCATCTCAACTTCGAAATCTTCGTAGACCCTGATTTGGCATTCAAATTCAGACGTGGTGAGGATGTCCCACTTGAATCCGTGCTGAAATCATATGATCTCTATGAAGATGCTCGCCGAGGAGAACATGCTTCCGATGATTTAGCAGAGGATTTCTTTGGCAGTAGTGACATCTTCGATATTGCCCCAGAGATAATCAAACGTGGCAAGTTCAAGCTTACACATGAACAACGAAAACAACTCAAAGAAGAGAAAACTGAGGAAATCATTGAGAACATATCCAAGAAAGCAATGAATCCCAAGACAGGCCACCCCCACCCTCCTGATCGAATACGACAAGCAATGGAGGAAGCAAAAGTCAACGTGGATCCATTTGTCCGAGTTGAAGAACAGGTACCTCGGATAGTCAAAGCATTGCGTGTTATTATCCCAATCTCCTTTGAAAGCGTCAAGCTTAGAATCATGATTCCAGCTGCGTATGCCGGAAAAGGTTACAATGTTGTTGCAAATACCGGCGTCATCACAGAGGAGTCTTGGGATCGTGATGGGTCTTGGAATGGCCTTGTTGAAATCCCTGCCTCTCAGAGACAGGATTTGTATGACGAATTGAACAAGCTCACAAAGGGCCAAGTCAGAATAGAACTAGTCAGATAGGTCTTGTATCATTGTATCACTCTTACAACACTAATCACATGAATGAACTGAAGCAAATTGAATAGAGGAAATAGATTATGGCAACATTCTTCGAGAATCGCGAAATAGTTGTACCTGGGCAGCTTCTTGCCGAGGGAAGATATAGGTCGTCTTTTGGTACCTATGTGTCAGCAGACGATGAAGTCTTCTCAGCTCTTGTCGGACTGGCTGAGCTGCGTGGGAACACAGTACGAGTCGTGCCTCTTCATGGCGTATATATTCCAAGAGAGGGCGACAGAGTTATCGGTACCATTAATTTTGTTGCCGGTAACAATTGGAAAGTAGACATCGGAGGCCCATATGGTGCCTCGTTGCATGCTAATAACGCACTAAGGAAACCTTACGATGATGATATCTCCAAGTATTATGATGTGGGGGATGTCATTGCCGCAGAGGTTGCAACCTATGATAGAACAACCGGTCCTTACCTATCAATGAAAGGCAGAGGGCTGAGAAAACTCAAGGGTGGAACGATTGTCGAGGTCAGCCCTGCAAAGATTCCACGCGTCATCGGACGAAAAGGTTCTATGATTAACATGATAAAGGGCAAACTCGACATCCAAGCTATGGTTGGCCAGAATGGCCGAATCTGGATTAGAGGTGGAGACCTCGATTCATTGCAAATCGCTAAGAAGGCTTTCAAAATGGTTGCTGACCAATCTCACACCAAAAATCTGACAGATAGAGTCGCTCAGATGATTGATGAAGAATTAGCGAAAATGCATCAGAATGATGAAACAGAAGAAACTGAAGAATCCTCGGCGCCTGAAGATGGCGAAGAGACTGAAGATGAAGAAGAAATGGAGGAAGTGAATGAATAATGAGCCCCGGAGAAGAAAAGCCGGACTATCTTATTAACCCGGAAGGTCTCCGTCTCGACGGAAGACGTCCAGACGAGATGAGACCACTAGAACTGAAAGTGGGCGATGTAATTCGCAACGCTGACGGTTCAGCATCAATTAAACAAGGTAACACGTACATTGTAGCAGCTGTTTATGGACCCCGTGAATTGCATCCACGACATCTTGCTCTACCAGACAGGGCATATCTTCGATGCAACTACCGGATGACCACATTCTCAGTACCTGATAGGAAACGACCAGCTCCATCTAGAAGAGAGCGAGAGATTTCCATGGTTATTCGGAATGCATTGGAGCCAGCACTATTCTTGGAGGAATTTCCTGAAGCTGTCATAGACGTTTACATCTATGTGCTCCAAGCTGATGGCGGTACTCGATGTGCTTCAATCAATGCTGCATCATTGGCATTGGCTGATGCAGGAGTTCCAATGAGAAGC
The window above is part of the Candidatus Lokiarchaeota archaeon genome. Proteins encoded here:
- a CDS encoding class II aldolase/adducin family protein translates to MYETEKQVMLETCAEMLDRDLVVGSSGNVSLRVKDHVIITPSGVEYRVMTPYDLIVIDLEGNKVEGKKEPSIETEMHLEVYGHRGDIGSIVHTHSVYATAMALLYKSLPPIVDELVPTLGGKIAVTDYSKAGTRGLAQAVADAVKDRDATLIGNHGALCVGNSLREALDSAILLERACKIYMIAAQVGKPSQLPEDVVTEERHKWVESHQMSL
- a CDS encoding ATP-binding cassette domain-containing protein produces the protein MLTQQGLSNALLHAENLAVKYPNGELALYDVDFEIDAPSFTAIIGPNGSGKSTLMKTILGLLEPFRGSIEMFGFDSVENKDEIRKLVRYVPQRDRIEFNVPMKVKDIVLMGRLLKKSPPRFASSKDKERAHEALKQVNMNHLWDHPFPELSGGQRQRVLVARALASEGPVLMLDEPLAGTDIASQDMIVDALDQYHREHDVSVLMVTHDLNPIHTMVDDVLLLKNTVVGVGEPCSIMDPDLIKEVYGPSARIVEHSGHRYCVTKDSGLDRHA
- a CDS encoding ABC transporter permease, coding for MVPQRESLNTPAIDTVSQKTRGLIDMLNLLQTILQSPFLQRALIGAFLIAVLASTSGTFLVFRGLSFMTAGVAHAALGGAALGLFLQESGLVPWFDPILGALMFSIFVAIVTGYAGESGIAQKMEVAVGVSFALSMSLAVFLMYYIPPTKVPQIWGYLTGDILLLDNLDIILLGATTVVLVFLTALFRQEFVYVSVDMEGSTAHGLNTKAYHYLMLITAALAISLATKAVGAILVYAIVVAPAAASNEVFNSVRGVIVAVFGIALLSQLVGITASFTFRTSPSAIAGILAAMSYLVAVQIKKLRDRARIEERIDESRAPSRTRTSEHSPSTEPADQ
- a CDS encoding archaeal proteasome endopeptidase complex subunit alpha; the protein is MFGMSRKGYDRSTSIFSPEGRIFAAEYAKKAVEQGATSIGIRCEEGVVLLAEKKVMPLQEPDSVEKISKIDEHIGVATSGFMADARALIQEARVKAQSYWLTYEESIPAEALADHICDLKAQFTQGGGARPYGVAMIIGSVDDNGSPKLFVTDPVGTYWGFFAAVIGRGNAEAGEYLKEHYDEELNITESTNLALNALKAATQSDLTVDNVEIAHVGVSTSMFKKLSNDEIAKLLEQNSEAAK
- a CDS encoding ribosome assembly factor SBDS: MQRKSGEEWLDLDAVVVGLKRGHLNFEIFVDPDLAFKFRRGEDVPLESVLKSYDLYEDARRGEHASDDLAEDFFGSSDIFDIAPEIIKRGKFKLTHEQRKQLKEEKTEEIIENISKKAMNPKTGHPHPPDRIRQAMEEAKVNVDPFVRVEEQVPRIVKALRVIIPISFESVKLRIMIPAAYAGKGYNVVANTGVITEESWDRDGSWNGLVEIPASQRQDLYDELNKLTKGQVRIELVR
- a CDS encoding RNA-binding protein (forms a homotrimeric complex that covers the face of the exosome RNA-processing complex; involved in substrate/cofactor recruitment and regulated processing), giving the protein MATFFENREIVVPGQLLAEGRYRSSFGTYVSADDEVFSALVGLAELRGNTVRVVPLHGVYIPREGDRVIGTINFVAGNNWKVDIGGPYGASLHANNALRKPYDDDISKYYDVGDVIAAEVATYDRTTGPYLSMKGRGLRKLKGGTIVEVSPAKIPRVIGRKGSMINMIKGKLDIQAMVGQNGRIWIRGGDLDSLQIAKKAFKMVADQSHTKNLTDRVAQMIDEELAKMHQNDETEETEESSAPEDGEETEDEEEMEEVNE
- a CDS encoding exosome complex exonuclease Rrp41; the encoded protein is MSPGEEKPDYLINPEGLRLDGRRPDEMRPLELKVGDVIRNADGSASIKQGNTYIVAAVYGPRELHPRHLALPDRAYLRCNYRMTTFSVPDRKRPAPSRREREISMVIRNALEPALFLEEFPEAVIDVYIYVLQADGGTRCASINAASLALADAGVPMRSLVPSIAVGKADDTLLVDLGDMEDKYGGGDVPMAIIPHTESITLLQQDGSFTREELLEAMRMGINACKVLHERQKDAIKRAYVREAGEDDDEYEDDLEADLGEAAIPGED